A region of Argentina anserina chromosome 5, drPotAnse1.1, whole genome shotgun sequence DNA encodes the following proteins:
- the LOC126793383 gene encoding UDP-glucuronate 4-epimerase 3: MSQLKPISHLDNIPSTPGKFKLEKSQPYIHRLRFHASLSKLTLWSSFFLVFILFYYVLSSPSPSLPSRRALNDSWGGPDWEKRVTRSARTSPHGLTVLVTGAAGFVGTHVSMALRRRGDGVIGIDNFNHYYDPRLKRDRQKLLEKGGVFVVEGDINDASLLRKLFDVVPFTHVMHLAAQAGVRYAMQNPGSYVHSNIAGFVSLLEVCKSVNPQPAIVWASSSSVYGLNSKVPFSEKDRTDQPASLYAATKKAGEEIAHTYNHIYGLSITGLRFFTVYGPWGRPDMAYFFFTRDILKGKPITIFEAPGHGSVARDFTYIDDIVKGCLASLDTAKKSTGSGGKKKGPAQLRIFNLGNTSPVPVTNLVSILEKQLKVKAKREVLPMPRNGDVRYTHANISLAHKELRYKPNTDLEAGLKKFVKWYVDYYSKSKKKISAW; encoded by the coding sequence ATGTCACAGCTGAAGCCAATTTCTCATCTTGATAACATACCCTCGACTCCAGGGAAGTTCAAGCTCGAGAAATCCCAGCCCTACATTCACCGCCTCCGCTTCCACGCGTCGCTCTCCAAGCTCACCCTCTGGTCCTCCTTCTTCCTCGTCTTCATTCTCTTCTACTACGTCCTCTCCTCGCCGTCGCCGTCGCTCCCCTCCCGCCGCGCCCTCAACGACTCCTGGGGCGGCCCCGATTGGGAGAAGCGCGTCACCCGCTCCGCCCGAACCTCGCCGCATGGCCTCACCGTCCTCGTCACCGGCGCCGCCGGCTTCGTCGGCACCCACGTGTCCATGGCCCTCAGGCGCCGCGGCGACGGCGTCATCGGAATCGACAATTTCAACCACTACTACGACCCCCGCCTGAAGCGCGACCGCCAGAAGCTTCTCGAGAAGGGCGGCGTGTTCGTCGTCGAGGGCGACATAAACGACGCGTCGTTGCTGCGGAAGCTCTTCGACGTGGTGCCGTTCACGCACGTGATGCACCTGGCGGCCCAGGCCGGCGTCCGGTACGCAATGCAGAACCCCGGCTCGTATGTCCACAGCAACATTGCCGGTTTTGTGAGCCTCCTCGAGGTCTGCAAGTCGGTGAACCCGCAGCCGGCGATTGTCTGGGCCTCGTCGAGTTCGGTTTATGGGCTCAATTCCAAGGTGCCGTTTTCGGAGAAGGACAGGACTGACCAGCCGGCGAGTCTCTATGCGGCGACAAAGAAGGCCGGGGAGGAGATTGCTCATACTTATAACCACATTTACGGGCTTTCGATCACCGGCCTGAGGTTCTTTACAGTTTACGGGCCGTGGGGGAGGCCTGACATGGCTTACTTTTTCTTCACCAGGGATATTCTGAAAGGGAAGCCGATTACCATCTTTGAGGCTCCCGGACATGGCTCTGTGGCCAGAGATTTTACCTACATTGATGATATCGTGAAGGGTTGTCTGGCGTCTTTGGATACAGCAAAGAAGAGTACGGGGAGCGGTGGGAAGAAGAAGGGTCCGGCGCAGTTGAGGATATTCAATTTGGGGAACACGTCCCCTGTGCCGGTGACTAATCTTGTGAGCATTTTGGAGAAGCAGTTGAAGGTTAAGGCCAAGAGGGAGGTGCTGCCAATGCCGAGGAATGGAGATGTGAGATACACGCATGCCAATATAAGCTTAGCACACAAGGAGCTCAGGTACAAGCCTAACACTGATTTGGAGGCAGGGTTGAAGAAGTTTGTCAAATGGTACGTGGATTATTATTCCAAGTCTAAGAAGAAAATAAGTGCCTGGTGA
- the LOC126795459 gene encoding pectinesterase inhibitor 7-like, with translation MEGYRVYVFVLSLAVFLLFDQLRPCTAARSVPSQANTDYIKSSCKASRYPDLCYNSLQMYATEIKTSPKTLALTALNVTLELTKQSQTGVNRLAETRGLSSVENKAMGDCVKQLKATEKELQSSKSELALIVVPANSRLQISNVQTWVSAALTDASTCTDDFADRKLNGQVEIDTANYVKKVESMISIALTFINSYATSS, from the coding sequence atgGAAGGTTATCGGGTCTATGTTTTTGTTCTATCGTTGGCTGTGTTCCTATTATTTGACCAATTAAGACCATGCACAGCCGCCAGATCGGTTCCAAGCCAGGCAAACACCGATTACATTAAATCATCATGCAAAGCTTCAAGGTATCCCGACTTGTGCTACAACTCTCTGCAAATGTATGCAACCGAAATCAAGACATCCCCCAAAACACTCGCACTTACCGCCCTCAATGTGACCCTTGAACTCACTAAACAATCTCAAACTGGAGTAAATCGTCTTGCAGAAACTAGAGGTTTGAGCTCTGTGGAGAATAAAGCCATGGGCGACTGTGTGAAGCAGCTCAAGGCCACCGAGAAGGAGCTCCAAAGTTCTAAAAGCGAATTGGCTCTCATAGTCGTCCCTGCTAATTCTAGGCTACAAATAAGTAACGTTCAAACTTGGGTTAGTGCTGCATTAACGGATGCGAGCACTTGCACGGATGATTTTGCTGATCGTAAATTGAATGGACAAGTAGAGATTGATACAGCCAATTACGTTAAGAAAGTTGAAAGTATGATAAGTATCGCTTTAACATTTATCAACAGCTACGCCACATCAAGTTAA
- the LOC126793471 gene encoding amine oxidase [copper-containing] gamma 2-like, whose product METPIFFRLFFLSLCVGLVLLFTWSHLPSGPDLLDCTTNPAWCTSKNRFQSKQPTHLKSSRHNPTRRRSHASDTPHHPLDPLTVQEINKIKTILSSHPIFSSSAGYALHSIELEEPEKPLVLKWKKGDPLFPRKASVVARVKGESLVSTVDLATSEMTVHQTGSHSGYPMMTMEDMTTATWAPLVDATFNRTIIERGVDLTDLACLPISTGWYGKTEENRRLIKVQCYSMKDTVNFYMRPIEGLTVLLDLDTKQVVEISDKGANIPIPNAANTDYRYSAQKHNQVIKLLKPISIEQPEGPSFTVEDDHLVKWANWEFHVKPDARAGVIVSQAKVRDPGTGELRDVMYKGFTSELFVPYMDPTDAWYFKTYMDAGEYGFGLQSMPLEPLNDCPRNAQYIDGVFVAADGTPYVRSNMICIFESYAGDIGWRHTESPITGMEVREVRPKVTLVVRMAASVANYDYIVDWEFQTDGLIRIKVGLSGILMVKGTPYQNVNQVSGQESLYGTLLSENVIGVIHDHYITFHLDMDVDGSENSFVKVNLQREQNSPSESPRKSFLKAVRNVAKTEKDAQVKLKLYDPSEFHVINPSKKTRVGNPVGYKVVPGGTAASLLDLDDPPQKRGAFTNNQIWVTQYNRSEQWAGGLFVYQSQGEDTLAVWSNRDREIENKDIVVWYTLGFHHIPCQEDFPIMPTVSASFDLKPVNFFESNPILRTPPNVETDLPVCVAAATS is encoded by the exons ATGGAAACCCCAATCTTCTTCCGCCTCTTCTTTCTCTCCCTCTGTGTCGGTCTCGTCCTCCTCTTCACTTGGTCTCACCTCCCTTCCGGACCCGACCTCCTTGACTGCACCACCAACCCTGCATGGTGCACCTCCAAGAACCGCTTCCAATCCAAGCAACCAACCCACCTCAAAAGCAGCCGCCACAACCCAACGCGCCGCCGCAGCCACGCCTCCGACACACCCCACCACCCACTAGACCCGCTCACTGTACAAGAgatcaacaaaatcaaaaccatcCTCTCCTCCCACCCCATTTTCTCAAGCTCTGCTGGCTACGCGCTTCACTCCATCGAACTCGAGGAGCCGGAGAAGCCTCTCGTCCTGAAATGGAAAAAGGGCGACCCGCTGTTCCCCCGGAAGGCCTCCGTCGTCGCACGTGTGAAAGGTGAGTCGCTCGTGTCGACCGTCGACTTGGCCACCAGCGAGATGACCGTGCACCAGACCGGTTCCCACTCCGGTTATCCCATGATGACCATGGAGGACATGACCACGGCCACGTGGGCCCCGCTGGTGGACGCCACGTTCAACCGGACGATCATCGAGCGAGGGGTTGATCTGACGGACCTGGCTTGCCTGCCGATTTCGACGGGGTGGTACGGTAAGACGGAGGAGAACAGGAGGCTGATTAAGGTGCAGTGCTACTCCATGAAGGACACGGTGAACTTCTACATGAGGCCAATCGAAGGCTTGACCGTGCTCCTTGACTTGGACACCAAACAAGTGGTGGAGATTTCAGATAAGGGCGCCAACATTCCGATACCGAATGCCGCCAACACGGACTATAGGTACTCCGCTCAGAAGCACAACCAAGTTATCAAGCTACTAAAGCCAATATCAATAGAGCAACCCGAGGGCCCGAGTTTTACTGTAGAGGATGACCACTTGGTTAAGTGGGCAAACTGGGAATTTCACGTGAAGCCTGACGCCAGGGCGGGCGTGATCGTGTCTCAGGCGAAGGTCCGAGACCCTGGTACGGGGGAGTTGAGGGATGTCATGTACAAGGGGTTCACTTCCGAGTTGTTTGTGCCTTACATGGACCCTACCGATGCTTGGTACTTCAAGACTTATATGGACGCGGGTGAATACGGGTTCGGGTTGCAGTCTATGCCTCTCGAACCCTTAAATGACTGCCCGCGTAATGCTCAATATATAGATGGGGTGTTTGTGGCGGCCGACGGAACACCTTATGTCCGATCTAATATGATATGCATATTTGAGAGCTATGCGGGTGATATCGGGTGGCGCCACACAGAGAGCCCCATAACAGGCATGGAG GTTAGAGAGGTAAGGCCAAAAGTAACGTTAGTGGTAAGGATGGCGGCATCAGTTGCTAACTATGACTATATTGTCGACTGGGAGTTTCAAACAGATGGACTAATCAGAATTAAG GTTGGACTGAGTGGCATTTTGATGGTGAAAGGCACACCCTATCAGAACGTGAACCAAGTCTCTGGCCAAGAAAGCCTCTACGGCACACTTTTATCTGAAAACGTTATAGGAGTTATTCATGATCATTACATCACATTTCACCTTGATATGGACGTGGACGGCTCTGAAAATTCGTTTGTGAAAGTGAATCTCCAAAGAGAGCAAAATTCTCCTAGTGAGTCACCAAGGAAAAGCTTTTTGAAAGCTGTTAGAAATGTGGCTAAAACGGAGAAGGATGCACAAGTTAAGCTAAAACTCTATGACCCGTCTGAGTTCCATGTGATCAATCCGTCGAAAAAGACCAGGGTTGGGAACCCCGTcggttataaagtagttcccGGTGGCACTGCTGCTAGCTTGCTTGATCTTGATGATCCTCCTCAAAAGAGGGGTGCTTTCACGAACAATCAAATATGGGTTACACAGTACAACCGGAGCGAGCAGTGGGCCGGTGGGTTGTTCGTCTACCAGAGCCAAGGTGAAGATACCTTAGCTGTGTGGTCTAATAG GGATCGAGAAATTGAGAATAAGGACATTGTGGTTTGGTACACATTAGGGTTTCATCACATACCATGTCAAGAAGACTTCCCCATAATGCCTACAGTATCAGCAAGCTTCGATCTAAAGCCTGTAAATTTCTTTGAGAGCAACCCCATCCTTCGGACTCCGCCTAATGTTGAGACGGATCTGCCTGTTTGTGTGGCTGCTGCTACTTCTTAG
- the LOC126794720 gene encoding labd-13Z-ene-9,15,16-triol synthase, chloroplastic-like, which translates to MLPSMWDASSSLKYEDLREALTIFLIILAPVSFWSFRTWIKHSRNPKHAPLPPGPHGVPLLGYLPFLRSNLHHQFTDLSRIYGPIYKLQLGTKLGIVVSSPSLVKEVVRDQDAIFAYRDLTVAARILSHGGSDIVFGHGPDWRRMRKVLVSQMLSKTNLDGCYALRKEEVVKSTGHIFRDKIGTPIDMGEFAFSTTINITMRMLWGGTLQGEKKSDVASEFRKVVEEMVELLEQPNVSDFFPALARFDLQGIGSRAKKLLSVTDNIFDLAIEEEMNKAKNERVPEDHGRKGFLQFLLENNNHQESEASLTIQQMKALLTDIVVGGTDTTAITIEWTMAELLQHPDKMRKVQEELTEIVGMNNFVEDFHLPKLKYLDAGIKETSRLHPAGTLLPPRCPSQSTTIGGCHIPKGSRVFLNMWSIHRDPSVWANPLEFRPERFLNTDPNNSFDYLGNKFQFLPFGSGRRICAGIPLAERLLIYVLASFLHSFEWSLPDNTKVDLSDKFGFVTKKVTPLIAVPKPRLSNLELYA; encoded by the exons ATGTTGCCATCCATGTGGGATGCTAGCAGCAGTTTGAAGTATGAAGATCTCAGAGAAGCTCTCACCATCTTCCTCATTATCTTGGCACCTGTTAGTTTCTGGTCCTTCCGGACTTGGATCAAGCACTCAAGGAACCCGAAACACGCTCCATTGCCACCAGGTCCTCATGGTGTTCCACTACTTGGTTACCTTCCATTTTTACGTTCCAACCTTCACCACCAGTTCACAGACTTGTCAAGAATTTATGGCCCGATTTACAAGCTCCAACTCGGTACCAAACTAGGTATTGTGGTCAGCTCACCATCCCTTGTGAAAGAAGTGGTTCGTGATCAAGACGCAATATTTGCCTACCGAGACCTTACTGTTGCAGCACGAATTCTTTCACATGGAGGATCGGATATAGTCTTCGGCCACGGTCCAGATTGGAGGAGGATGCGCAAGGTGCTCGTGAGCCAGATGCTAAGCAAAACCAACCTTGACGGTTGCTATGCTCTGAGGAAAGAAGAGGTAGTGAAGTCAACTGGTCATATTTTTAGAGACAAAATTGGCACCCCAATTGATATGGGAGAATTTGCATTTTCCACGACCATCAACATAACCATGCGCATGTTATGGGGTGGGACTCTACAAGGAGAGAAGAAATCTGATGTTGCATCCGAATTCAGGAAGGTGGTGGAGGAAATGGTCGAGTTACTTGAGCAACCAAACGTCTCGGACTTTTTTCCTGCGCTTGCTAGATTTGATCTACAGGGAATTGGGAGTCGAGCAAAGAAACTTCTGTCAGTAACGGATAATATTTTCGATTTGGCCATAGAAGAGGAGATGAATAAGGCTAAAAATGAGCGAGTGCCAGAAGACCATGGAAGGAAGGGCTTTCTGCAGTTTCTCTTGGAGAATAATAATCATCAAGAAAGTGAAGCATCGCTTACAATACAGCAAATGAAGGCCTTGCTCACG GACATTGTGGTGGGAGGAACCGATACCACAGCAATAACTATAGAATGGACAATGGCTGAGCTTTTGCAGCATCCGGATAAAATGAGAAAGGTCCAAGAAGAACTAACAGAAATTGTGGGGATGAACAACTTTGTTGAAGACTTTCATTTGCCGAAATTGAAATATTTAGATGCCGGAATTAAAGAAACCTCCCGATTGCACCCAGCAGGGACCCTTCTACCACCGCGCTGCCCTAGCCAATCCACCACTATTGGTGGCTGTCACATTCCCAAAGGTTCGAGAGTTTTTCTGAATATGTGGTCCATTCATAGAGACCCTAGCGTTTGGGCCAATCCCTTGGAATTTAGACCAGAGAGGTTCCTAAACACCGACCCTAATAACAGCTTTGATTACTTGGGCAATAAGTTTCAGTTTCTTCCATTTGGTTCCGGGAGAAGAATATGTGCTGGGATTCCCTTGGCAGAGAGGCTGTTAATCTATGTGTTGGCTTCGTTCTTGCATTCATTCGAGTGGAGTTTGCCTGACAATACGAAGGTTGACCTTTCGGACAAATTCGGGTTTGTGACTAAGAAGGTGACTCCGTTGATTGCTGTACCAAAACCCAGGTTATCTAACTTGGAGCTATATGCTTAG